ATATGTTATTTTTGAATGTCagagtggaaaagaaaaataatagaaatcgCAGTTCAAGAGCCATTTTATCTTCTCCCAACCACCATGTTATTCGAATTGGCTCCTCAAATGACAATCCCACCTCAATTATCGCACAAAAGCACTACATAAAAGATGACAAATGAAAGTAATTATCAATTAAATGCTAATTCTGTGGTAAAGGACTGTTGAACCGGTGGGGACTGGGCAGAGACGCCAACTGAATAATACTTACTGGTTTATACATAGAAATTATTAGATGCCAGAAAATCATCTAAATCATCAGAAAGGAATATGGATTGTTGCAAAAATAGCGACAGAAGAGAATGTAGGTGGATTAGAATACATTTATTCAAGCGAAATGTATTgcattagttttatttttcaatataatagATCTCGAAATTGACGGTAATGTGTATAGCAATTTATACATGCGAATCGACAACATTAAttatttgacccaaaaaaagaacattaattGCAACAAATCGCCAATTACAGATTCTATCGATTCTTAAACAAAATCAGCATTAATGAATCAATGACCAAAAAAAGTaggaacctttttttttacttaaaacaatacttttgcttttttcaaTCAATATGTATTTTTTAGTAATGTGAAGAGgagaagtagaagaaaaaataaggtGTGGCTCGACAAAAAGCTCTGTTCTCCATGCTTTGTTATTATTTATAGATGTATAGATGAATACAGAGCATGCTTCCCATCACCATGAACTCGGATTCTATTCAGAGGTGCGAGAGGGAAGAAAATGGAataagaagaggagaagagaacGATGGATGAAAAGTATCCTTTCCATGCAGCAGATCAATTCAAAGACCcatctccctctttctctttcaacATCGCAATCATCCTACTCAATTTCACGATCACGAGCACACTCTCTTGTAGTTCCTTCTAATTAGATCTCCATCAAATCATTTTCGCTTCGCCATCCTATAATGAACTCCTGGAGATTCGGAACCCGATGACTTGATCAACTGAAACGAATAAAAGCAAAACTTGAAGGCGGTGTTGAGGACGAATCTCACTAGCAGAGCTGAAAATAGTGAAGGCCCGTGATGGTTCACGTCCGTGAAGTCCTCGCAACGTTGCACACGGATGCTacatcttgttttttcttcttcgtcttctctttcttcgtgATTGAAGAGCTGAGAGGCAGCGGATGGCCTTTGGATGATGCATCCTAAGGCTACAAATAACAGTAAATGGTGTTTTGGTGAATCACACCTTCATATAAACAGTACAAATAGAACACCAACGAAATATGCAGAAATTTGAGTGGAGGCGTTACCTTCGGCAATGGCTTCGATGCAAGATTCTTGATGCCACTGACAATCGCCTGATGAGAAGAATTTGCCTGGGGTATTTTGTGGCCCTGCACAGATCCAATGCAATATACGCATAAGGAGTTAACGGAACTGATAAAATCCAACTTTGTTTCGGTTAAAATGAATTGTAAACAGAAATGgagcgagtaccttagagagGTGGCCACCCGGTTTCTCAGACTAAGAGATGTCATGTCGAAGAATCACAAGTTCAACGGTAGTTCGTACAGGACAGAGACTATCCAGCCACAGACCGAGAAGAAGGCGGGATACAAGTGTCCACTTCACATCCACATTCGCGTAATTCTGAAAATCTGTCAGCATCAAAAGGGAATACTTGCACCTTCCTGAGACGTCGTAAATCTTTGAGCCCATTAAGGTTTATTATTCGGTTGCAATGAAAAACTTTCAGGagttccaaaagctttaaatcTTCGAGACCATCAATCTGTGCTAAATCGCAGTCCTCTAGTTCTAGTTCTGACAGATGTTTCAGACTAGAAAATTTTAGCTCTGGAATTTTGCAGTGTTTGAGACGCAGAATCCATAAGTTTGAGGAGGGAAGTTGTGTGAGGTCTAGCTCTTTCATGTAGGATAAAGTGAGTTCCGGAGCTTGGTAAGGCCACGAAAATCCCAGGGAGATTGGTGACATTTGAAGGACAATTCCAAGGTCTCTAGCCTTGTCAATCCATGATCCACCACATGTTTGGGGTCTGATTCGATGACCCCGCTTGTATCTGCTCATCAACATTCAAGCATAGCTCTTTTAGATTCGTCAGATTTGTCAATCTGGGGTCTGCCATAATTTTGGATCCCCAGCAGAGAGTGACCAAACTGGAGGGCAACTCCGGTAGTGCTTGAAGTCGTTCACATTTATGTACGTCAAGGGTTCGGAGAAGAGGGAGACCGCAAATGCCCTGAGGTAGCCCAGCCACAATGGATGACGATAATCTCAAAATTCTCAAGGAGGATAGTCCTGAAATATCACAACTCTCTTGGGCCTCCAAATTTGTGCAGCCAGAGAAATCTATCTCTTCCAGTTTCTCTAACTTCACAATATCTTTAGGAAATTTTTGTAGGGGGGTGCGTTCCATCTTTAGCATCTTCAAATTACTCAAATCCTTGACTGACTTTGGTAGTTGCGTGATTCTAGTGTCTGAAAGGTCCATTTCCTCCAGCTGCTTTAGCTTCCCGATGGAAGGTGGAAGTTCACACAACTTCTCACACTTTCTTAGAGAAAGTCTTTCAAGATTCGGAGGAAAATCGAAAGTTTCTGGAACCCAATCAATGTTAGCACCATCCAGAGCAAGTCTTCTGAGTTTCGTCAGGTGGCCAATTGGGAATATGTCCATCAACTGTATACAGTCACGAGCACTAAGTACTTCAAGgttcttcaaagaatcattcTCAATATGAATTTCTTTGATGTCAGTTCCGTCAATCAGAAGTTCCGTCAAAAATTCCTTGCCGTGCAGTTGTTGGACCAACTGCTGGACTCCCTTGCAGTTTCTCAAATTCAAGGATTTCAAGAGCTTCAGCTGACTGATGAACGCACCAAGTGCACGTGACCGAGTACAATCTTCCATTATCAACATCTCCAAATCAGTTGAAGCTGAAGACTCCCACGATGCCCTTAACAGATTACATCCTTGTAGGTTCAAgactttcaattccttcaccTTCTGCAATGCATGGCAAAAGAAGATACCAGACTTTACTCACTCACACCTAAAATCTTAACGCCAGATTTAAAAAGCAAATATCGGCCATACCTCCATAATTTGCCTCCAGACTCCTGGATATGTGGTGACTGGACTTCTAGCCAGATCGAGAATGACCAACTTCTTCATATCCATATTACGTAGCTCATGAATGGAACGGCACTCTTGCCAATCAAGCCACctcaaatttggaagaagattctCAGAGTTTCCCTCAATGTTAGCCCCATCCAGTCTGAGGTGCCTCAAATTTACAAGAAGATTCTCAGCTGTTCCCTCAATGTTAGCCCCATCCAGTCTGAGGTACCTCAACTTCGATTTTTTGCCAAGTGCTTCACATGTAAAACGAACGGTACCAGCCTCTCCAACTGGGAGACTAATGCCTTCGACGTGTGCATTAGGCTGTCAAGCGTCAACGGGGGAAAACGTATGAGTAAGTTCAAAACTTTAATTTCTTACTCCTTTTAATGAAATGAGACAAATtcaatttacaaaaatcaagAGGGTATCCATTCAGCGTTTCAAATCGTGTTTAAAAAcgtatctctttctttttcctccaaagATTGAATAGTTTATGTTATCTACGGATGgtttatctaaatattttcgtgaccCTCTGAAAGAAATTTTTAGAGGCTTCTGAAAACTTACCAGACCGTCCTCTAAAATGACACGTGCATCACTGAAATTCCAAATCCTGCAGCGCTCTCGAAGACTGTTCCTCTCGACATGCTTCCTGCCGAAGTCTCTTACCAGTCTGTGCATTCTCAATTCATTATTTTCTCCATCTTCCAAGAAATGCATGTTGCGAAGTTCTTTTATTGCTTTAGGAGGAAAGCAACGACAAGCCTCCCACATGTAAGAGGGAATCTTCTCATCCTTTCTACTAAAAAAGCACGCTATGTCGAGGAATACCAACTTTGTAcaattatttaaagaaacaaaactgGCGTTCAAGGCATCTTCTACCTTTCCCTCATGTGGATGTTCTCTTAAGAATTCCCGGGTACATTTCCACATCTCTatattcttctctttctttaaagaATTTGCCCAAGGCACAATAGCCATAGGAAGCCCTCCAAGAGCTTCGACGATGTCTCTGGACAAGGAATCGTACTCGAGGACATCTGGGGAAGCATTACCTTGTAAAACATGCTTCCAAAAGAGTTGATGAGCATGGTAATTTCCCATTGGTTTAACCTCGCATTCTTCAACTGTCACATTGTGGAAAACATTTAAAACTTTTCTGTTATCTGTGGTCACAATGATTCTACTTCCTTGACCCAACCAAGAAAGGTCCTTGGCTAATGCTTCAATTTGTTCATCCTTATGCACATCATCAAGCACAATGAGAACCTTGGTGTTAGTAAAgacacttttcatttttttactacCTATACCAAAAGGCCTCCGTggatcatgtttttctttttgaagttCAGCAATCAACAGATCAGGATAAACCTTGACTCCTTTCAAATTTATATCTTCAAGGAAGCTAAGCCTATTAAACGACTTGCGAATCTTGTTAAAGACAACCTTTGCAAGTGTAGTCTTTCCTACACCTGGTATACCGCATATTCCGACAACACGTACATCTTCTCCACATAATGTCTTCACTTCTCCATGGCTGTAGACAACACCAAGCTTTGTCATCATCTCTTGAACACGAAGACCGATTCCAACTAGTTTCTCGGTTACATATTGGTCATCCTCATCCAACACCTCCTTGACGCGTTTAAGCACTTTTTTTAGGACGGTGGCCTCATCCCTGCGAAAAAACATGAGTGATGAAGCACAAGGATGACAacagacttatctaatatattaaAAAGCAGACAAAAATCAAGTGGGGAGTGAACCGATGAAATTATAAAGCAAGCAAGAGGGGGGCCGGGGGAATCTTCAGTTAAAATGGAGCAAGTTTTAATGCACATAGCAGTTTGGATATTGATTTCACGCTATCTGCGTAACAAAAGATCTAGCCAAGGGGGAAAGGACAGAGCGTGGTGGACCCGGTTGGCTGGTCTAACTCGCAGTTACGTCATAAGTCGAGTTAATTGTCAACTGGCCCTTACCAATTACTCGATAGCTTCAACCtgtaaaattatcaatttattcCATAGGAATACCCTTGAAGATCTCTCTGGCATGCACCATCACAGATATGATTATATAGgactttttttagaaaaaggTTCGGATTCATATTGACAtcgtcctaaacattttttttttttcatttttctagaaaagaaagaagaaacccgCAGCAAAAGAATTACCCCACATTGCTGTCCGCTCGCACAAATCCGACTAATCCCGACCTGTTTAAGGACATCCCTCCAATTTTGGATGGTCTTTGCGTCGACTTTGCCCTTATATTTCTCGAAGGACGTTTCGAAATTTTCAGTCTGGTGTTTCACAGTGTCAGGACTAACATCATAGAAAATAGGGATAAGAGTATGTTCATCTGATCGTCTGCACCCCCACATTTGTTCCAGCTCCATGAGGCAATATTTAGCAGAAGCATAATCATTGGAGAAGATGGCTATCGAGATCCTCGACCGCTTAATCGCATTTTTTAGAGCCTGACTGATCTCTTCCCCACCTCGGAGCTTTTCATCATCTTTAAAGACCTCGATCCCTGCATTTTTCAGTTTGTCATATAGGTGACCCACGAATCCTTTGCGAGTGTCTGTAcctctaaaattcaagaatacTTGATAATTGTCTACAGACGACGACCGTGTGGTTGAAGACGATTCCTGCCAAATCAAGGAAACAGAAGTAAACATAGTGTTTCAGATCAAGTCTTATGCTTTCCGGCCAAACGAacgaacaaaaaaatgaaaaagagaaaaaagaacagCAAAGTTTTATGGTGCCGACGGAGCCGAACGCAGCAAAGCTTGCCCCATAATCTGAATCTAGCAACTCATGCGTTTTGACTGTTTTTagatccaaaattttcaaaactttcgTAATGCCCCAACGCTGATTAGTGAACTCACACGTAATCTTTTCATGATTTTCCgaaatttaaatgatatttcaaattttagggGAAAGCAAAACAGTACTTCACAGACCCAGCTTACAACATCAATAGTGCTTGGAATTTTGACAGGATCTCGTGATTTTGAACATACATAGGTTCAATCGTCCACGTCAAAAGACATTGACGATGTATGTTTAGCAATTTGGGGGGTTGAACTACAAGCAGAGGATCGATTCCACCATATTCATGTCGAAATGATAATACAAATTCCGAAGATGCAGACTGCAGAGGAAACaaacctctctttttctcttcattccAGCAGCCACAACTTCATAAGCCATAACTGCGACAAAGATTAGAAACGCCGGAGACCActtcgctcgctcgctcgctcgctctctctctctctttcttctctcctctctcctctctcgcgCGTTCTCTTGCACAGGGAAGGGGAGTTGTATAGACACCAGACAACAATATTTATTACATTTTGCACATGACAAGGGCCGTTGACTCGTGGGCACGCGCCACGCGCTTGGGCAACGTGAGGGAAAACTGTCGTGTTGTCCCGGTCCCACGTGACTTAACATATAAGAAGACAtggccaattccataaaaaaaaaaagcataaacttTAGGTATCATCTCAAATCTagcccaaattttattttgtctcaaaaagAGAATTTTAGGTATTATCTCAAATTTAGCTtgaattttatttgagacaaaataaagtaagtCTATTACAAATAAGTTTCACATCTCTATTTAATTATAAGGAAGACAAACTTTTAATATCTCATTTAAAGAATATAATCGCCTACTTTCAACTCAATATCTAACATTGCAAACAACTTGTCNNNNNNNNNNNNNNNNNNNNNNNNNNNNNNNNNNNNNNNNNNNNNNNNNNNNNNNNNNNNNNNNNNNNNNNNNNNNNNNNNNNNNNNNNNNNNNNNNNNNtgatataaaaatagaaaacaatgcACTACTGTGATTTTGGGAAaagcttgaaaaatgatttaagATAATTctatgaagataatgatataaagaATATTGTTTATCATTTTAAGTATCTGTTGAATATTACGATGATAATAAAGATGATAAGAGCACTCAAGTATAAGAACTAGGAAATGGTATTGAACCGAATATTAAGGTTGAAGATAGATTTATTT
This genomic stretch from Eucalyptus grandis isolate ANBG69807.140 chromosome 3, ASM1654582v1, whole genome shotgun sequence harbors:
- the LOC120291431 gene encoding disease resistance protein RUN1-like; translation: MFFRRDEATVLKKVLKRVKEVLDEDDQYVTEKLVGIGLRVQEMMTKLGVVYSHGEVKTLCGEDVRVVGICGIPGVGKTTLAKVVFNKIRKSFNRLSFLEDINLKGVKVYPDLLIAELQKEKHDPRRPFGIGSKKMKSVFTNTKVLIVLDDVHKDEQIEALAKDLSWLGQGSRIIVTTDNRKVLNVFHNVTVEECEVKPMGNYHAHQLFWKHVLQGNASPDVLEYDSLSRDIVEALGGLPMAIVPWANSLKKEKNIEMWKCTREFLREHPHEGKVEDALNASFVSLNNCTKLVFLDIACFFSRKDEKIPSYMWEACRCFPPKAIKELRNMHFLEDGENNELRMHRLVRDFGRKHVERNSLRERCRIWNFSDARVILEDGLPNAHVEGISLPVGEAGTVRFTCEALGKKSKLRYLRLDGANIEGTAENLLVNLRHLRLDGANIEGNSENLLPNLRWLDWQECRSIHELRNMDMKKLVILDLARSPVTTYPGVWRQIMEKVKELKVLNLQGCNLLRASWESSASTDLEMLIMEDCTRSRALGAFISQLKLLKSLNLRNCKGVQQLVQQLHGKEFLTELLIDGTDIKEIHIENDSLKNLEVLSARDCIQLMDIFPIGHLTKLRRLALDGANIDWVPETFDFPPNLERLSLRKCEKLCELPPSIGKLKQLEEMDLSDTRITQLPKSVKDLSNLKMLKMERTPLQKFPKDIVKLEKLEEIDFSGCTNLEAQESCDISGLSSLRILRLSSSIVAGLPQGICGLPLLRTLDVHKCERLQALPELPSSLVTLCWGSKIMADPRLTNLTNLKELCLNVDEQIQAGSSNQTPNMWWIMD